The Clavelina lepadiformis chromosome 3, kaClaLepa1.1, whole genome shotgun sequence region CATGAATTCGTATCTGCAATGGTTATTTTCCCTGTCGAACACAAGAAGAGAAAAGGTACACAAAGCAGGAAAGGCTTTACAGCACTTCTTAAATTATCACGTCATCCCTGGCTTCCCCGGATATTGTCAATGATCAGATCGGATCAAGCTAATATTGATGAACATCACGAAGCGGAAATTGTTGATAATTGCAAATCGTTACCGATAGTCAATGAGGAGGTTTGAAACCACAGGCTGTTTATTTGCAGTCGCTTAGTGCTTTCTATTTACATTTCGACTCTTATTCACTAACTGCGGCTTGCTTGTAGATTTAAATATTGTTGTAGGCTATTGCTTTCcgtttgttttaatatcaCACATTAAGTAAATAAGGAATAATTGTATACGATACTTGCAAATTTGAAACTAAAACTACGAAAGATTAAGTGCAGCTATTACATCTATAACCTTTTTAACAGAAATCCGACAAAAATGATCATATTTTGACGTCAAACCACGAAGTGGTCGCAAATAACggattaactgttatgctttcaACTTTAAGTCTTGACCGGAAGCATAACAAAGACAGCTTCAGTCAGCAATCTCGTCTTCTGTTCTGCAATCCTTTGTTTTATCTCATAGTCATCGGTaattttacaatgtttgtgGGGATGATGATTGTCTATGGACTTACACCTATTCGAGCAACCAGTGAATTTGGCCAAACTAGTGAGCAAGGTAATAAGTATTACAATACAATTGCTTGCATATTAGTTGATAGTTATCACAAAGGAAAATTGACTATTGTGTGAAATTGCAAGAATTTTGCCACGTATTCATAATTTATAGAATTTGATGTAACAGGAAAAGTTTCAACACAACGACTaaagttttatctttttatgcaaattccacgttttttcaaaattctaTAACTAAGGTGCACTACTGGTGTCTATTATTGGACTATCTAATACTGTCGGTCGTTTTGGATGGGGAGCTTTGACAAATGTTTTTCCGAGAATGGATCCGGTAGCATTGTTCATCACTTTGAGAACATTTGCTGCGGTTTTAACTTGTCTAAGCCCACTCGCAACCTCATTTTCGATGCAGATTGCTTACTGCACTTTGGTTGGATTGGCTTTCGGCTGTTGGTCGCTATATCctattgttttgttacaaatgtTTGGTAAGTAGAAAGACTGGCACTGATATGGTCGCAAACGTCTTAATAGACTATTATATATGTGACGTAATATATAGCATTCTACTTCCTCTTTATACAGGCGACATGTCGCTGAACATCGCGTTTGGTTATCTGGAAGTTTTAAATGGGGTAGGGTCGCTTGTCGGTCCAACTCTGGGTGGTTTGCTGTTTGATATCACAAAGTCTTATAACATATCCTTTATCTTTGGTGGAGCAACTTTAGCCATTGGAAGTATCGTTTTAACAGTTGGACACTTCGCATGTGCGTCAAGATacattaataaacaaaacgtTGTCAAGCCAAACGGAAACAGTGAACAAGAAGACATGCCctgaaaaatattgtttctGGCCAACAAAGCACTGCATTTTACTGAGTAACCGCGGTTATAGAAGCAAAcacaaatttgaataaactGGTATGGAAAAAGTCGATGATCTCAAGCAAAAACGTTTCGGTATCAATGTTTAGCCTATTCGAATAACCGCTTAGTCTACCTTCCAACTTTGACTATTTCATGTGCTTGGGTGGTGATGTACGATGCTGTTAAGCAGACCAAGCAGCAGTTTCATAACTTTGTTTGTTGAGGAACGTATATCTGACTGTTTGGTTAGAAAATCAACAGTGTTGTGCAGAGTAGTAAGATCACcagagtttttttttaagattcgcgcatttgttttttgaacGAAAACGCTAACCTATACAGTACCACCACATATTGCtgaatgcaaaattttatgcatgtttcatttcttttgtttagCTTCTGTTTACGGCGTTACCAGTTACATACGAAAGAATTATTgcaaattgaaacaaaattacgCTAATCTTATACGAAAAAGCCAAAATTGTATATGATGCTGCTACAGATTCTGgataatttttaaagttttaaacctTTGATTTCGCTTGAATGTTACAGTTATTAGTTTCGTAAAAAATGTCTTGCTATCGCAACGCGGAAAGTTACGAATATAAGCACGTCAAGCTAAACAAAATTACTATTGGATGTGCtgattttttacgaaagttaCGATGTTCTAACTGAGAAATGGCGTATGGTTGTGTATGTGTGCACCCTAGAGGAATGTCAGTACGAAATACATAGCAAAAGTGGTGAGTTGTTACAAAAACGGTGTTCAACGCAATTATAATGCGATAGAAAGAAGCCAACTACTACATTGAGAGGAGTGACAGTAGTTTCGCTAGTTAACCATCGGCTCACCAGCATGCTGATTTCTGTAGAAAATCACACAAAAACTCAGGTACAAAACTTGATACTCCACTGTGGAGAAGGCGGTTGTTAGAAAATGGCTTAAAgctttttaaaactaaacaatttttccTTTCAAACACATCACCAAGTGTAGGTTATTCAGGAAGTTTATTGTATGTATCTTGCCCACTATTAAGCAGAGGTGGGCAATCGTTACTTTGAAAGTatcgtcggtaacggtacggGTACTTGGCAAGGAATTTACCGACGGTTCCGCTATTTggtactatttttaaaaagtagttcggtaccttgtcggtactcggtacattttgtgtaaaagatgctgttgcaaatgcaatgtttgccgcgtTTATGACCCGATAAACGTTACTCCAGGTCACAACATATGTGACTTTAATAGCTTGCAATTTTAcctgacatttctagattaaaaaagatcaacagatgctaaaattagtacgttattaaagattaattaacatatatttgtgaaaacataGGCCTTCttgctaaaattttgaaatcatcacgtgaaaagtaccgagtatcgggaccgactgaaatgtcttgaaaaaagtaattcgttACAGAGATTtggtattttttttcaaaattaccgcggtacagtaattcggtactatagtgcTGTGGTACTGCCAGCGTTTGCTATTAAGCACCCAATATTAAGCGTGATGAGTTTAGGGTGCGTGTCATCAAACGGCATTGAAAAGCGGTAGACCTACATCTTCGAGGGAATGATGAACTGCAACTGGCTGCAAATAAATGATAGACCTAcagtttgaaacaaattatagAAGTGGTTTTTTGTAATAGAAGACGTATTATTCACAACTGGCACAGTACGTATCGACAAAGACCAATCCTTACCTAAAATTGTGTAGCTCTAATGGTTCTAGACTTGTGTCACCAACAACCCCAAGACACAGGCATCCTCAAACGAGTCGAGAATTCTTGGTAACTCCCATACCACTTCCTGGCTTGCAATTATTCCCATGCTTCCTGTAGGCCTATCTCTCTCGTGTTTATTCTGTTATGATCTTTCCTATTCTAGTTGGCAGAAGCTCCCAGTTCGCACACAACTGCATATAGGAAACCTTCGTTCACGCTCTAAATTCATAGTAGACTCTAAAACTCAGTACGGATGAACGAACGAATGCTGCCTTAAGTCGATGTATTATATGGTTATGTAAATGTGACAAATCGATGAAGcatcaatataatcagaatga contains the following coding sequences:
- the LOC143449093 gene encoding monocarboxylate transporter 14-like isoform X1; amino-acid sequence: MYTFSCLEIVMVKFQLDGGWGWVVVIGSFLSQVLMSAMYFSYGVVTESWIRDFNSSTATTALVGSTASGITSIAAPIGSFLVNRWGCRTSNMLGAALVTLGLFLCSQAKSLPEIFVYYGIFGGIGLGLCYVPAVISLTQYFKNKRGLAIGIASSGVGVGAFIFPIFIEALQVRYTWRGAMLILSGVIAHEFVSAMVIFPVEHKKRKGTQSRKGFTALLKLSRHPWLPRILSMIRSDQANIDEHHEAEIVDNCKSLPIVNEEKSDKNDHILTSNHEVVANNGLTVMLSTLSLDRKHNKDSFSQQSRLLFCNPLFYLIVIGNFTMFVGMMIVYGLTPIRATSEFGQTSEQGALLVSIIGLSNTVGRFGWGALTNVFPRMDPVALFITLRTFAAVLTCLSPLATSFSMQIAYCTLVGLAFGCWSLYPIVLLQMFGDMSLNIAFGYLEVLNGVGSLVGPTLGGLLFDITKSYNISFIFGGATLAIGSIVLTVGHFACASRYINKQNVVKPNGNSEQEDMP